The genomic interval TTAACACTGAAATATCCCACAGTCACTCATATAAGGACGGGGCTTGCATCTGTCAAATGGGTTTAAGTGAAAGAAATTTTGTGCCCCTATTCAACAACATTTCTTACTCGATACCGGGACAATGCACATGAAGCGACAGCGAGGGGctacttagcttagcttagcttagcaacaGCAGGGAAAAGCTAGTCTGGCTGTATCCAATTGTAATCTTGGTAGGACCTCTAAAGCTCACTGGTTAATGTTTTCTATCTCTAAAACAAGCTGATGGAGCTGGCAGCTatattcttgttttttaatCCCCCTACAAAGCAAGTATGATTTTGTCCCATTAAGTAGAACAGACTCATTAACGAGAGCCATTTTGTCAAATTTCAAtgtttaaaatacatatttaagtGGGGAAATTGATCattgagtaaaataaaaatgaagaattGCTTTTAAACATGTCTAAACGTGtcatgaaaataacaaaataattttTTTACTAAGTTGGCTTTTAGGAACAGATTTTAGTGAAGATTTGTGCACGGATGTACTTATTATTACGCGAGTGAAAATCAAGTGCAATGCAGTTGGcagtaataaaaacaataataatatataaacaaCAGAATATACTGTAGTTATACTCTCTCTCTTGTTGTTCATTATTAACAAACATTATTCTTTAATATCTCTGTATAACTCTTTTAAAAATAGCATCATCATCCAATATAGGAGAGGGGGTCAGAAGAGAAATGTTGATAGGTCCAATAACTCATGTGAacaggagaaagacaaaaagagaaaagaggaaacagagaaaagatTGATCATTGAGCAGAAAGTGCTACAATACAGTATAGGCATTAATATTTTCCCTCTCCCCCATTGGAAACATTCATTTTCAGCTCCTCCCGTGAACCTCATGTAACAGTTCATACAGTACCGTTGACTTACAGCTTTGTTGGCTCTTATAAACAGCAGCACTGCTGCTACATTAAGGAGACCATACTCACATGAAACCCCGGCTCATCGTGTTACAACAGTGAAACATCGTCATAGGAGCTCACAGTCGCACATCTAACTGTGGCCCCCGACACTAACTTCAATATTTTAGACGGATGGAAACAAACTGAGGATGACATGCAGGGCGATGCTGCCTCATGGGTCTAACGTTGCACTAGAGTTTCACACACAGTGTCTGGGAGATCAAATAGCTAAGATGTGCAACACAAAATAGGCCAATACGCTCCTAAAATATTGCATAAAAGCATATTTGCAAACATAAGATTCAAATACTATATAATAATCAGCAAAAttgtctcatttttttttatggatGGTAACTTgcttgagaaaaaaacaaaactaccaCACGCTTGTAGACATTTCAGGAAATATTTGCACCAACAGCTGGGTGACAAGCTATTAATGCACTAAACGCCCCATTAGCTTAAATTTATACTTATCATGCTCTATATCAACTATGAAGGTAAGCAGCTGCATTGTCTCGTCTTGTTACTGCGGAGTGCATCAGATATCAAACTTAAGCCAATTCAAAAGTGTCAGATAGCTGCAATAAACGATATACTGTAAATTATAGCAGACAAAGTCAATGCATGGGTAGATATTGAATGAATTCATAAATAACAAACATATAATTAATTATCATCTTATCCAGCTAAAATATCCATCAAAAAACAATATTGGATAAATACTCTGTTTGGTTACATTAGACAGTCAGTCTCCATGACTGATggtgttttaaatgtgtattgTTCACCCCCATTAACACTTTTAATCAGTTTGACAATCTGTCAGCTGTATTCTGTTTCATCATTGCACTTTTCCTTCGttttaaagaataaaacaggtcaactgcatttttttttaacttgtaacactaaaatgtgcatttaaataTCCTAAAAACAAACTGCATGGACCCATTCAGTAGATTTAGTTTCTAGAATATTTAACACATGACCTATGAATTAATCAACGTCAAATGAATTGTTAACACAAGCTGCTTCTCATGCAGCTCTTTTCTGAGTGTAAATATTAAGCGTTTGCTTCATTTGACAGCGCTTGTATTTGGCATTTGATCATCAGCTGTGAATTGGTGGCTTTTGGTCGTCGTTTTATGTGATTCATGGTAGCGGGTATGgtcagagctgtgtgtgtgtgtgtgtgtgtgtgtgtgtgtgtgtgtgcagctgtacACAATAGGGCCAACAATGCAGTAGCAGTTTGTGTACGTTCTCAgtgctcctccttcctccatatATGCTAACATATGCCATGTATTCCCATCTGTCTGACGCTGTGTGGAGTTACGGTTCCCAGTCGTCGTCGTGGTGCTGCGAGGCGATGATGACCACCACGGTGAGGATGGTGCACAGCACAATGGAGGCAATGCCGACCGCCAGGCTGATGAAGGAGAAGTTGCGTGCCTCGCGGGAGGCTATCTCCGCCGTCACCATGTCCCCCCTGGCTATCGCCGTGCGCACCtaagtgatggaggagggaaggggatgGATGTGTGGGAGGGTGGAGAAATTGGAAAATAGGTTATGTAACAGGAAGATGCAAGAGTGGGAGCAGGGGGGAGTCTGAAACACCATGCATGGATCAATTTCACCGCAGCACAGCCTGAATGTGCGGGAAGAGGCCGGTGCACGCTACATTAACACACCATAACAACATATACAGCTCAGACCAGTGGGTCCGTGCCATGTCAGCTCAGTTTAACTCAAAGCCAGCTCAGCAGGCCCAGAGGAAAAAATCCATTCTATCCCGTGGCACTGACAATGGGGCAGTTACGTAATGTGGTGTGCTGCGTGCGTGTCGGTCGGGGCAGTCTGCCATCACAGAGGCAAACAACAGGCATCATGGAGGTATGAGAGCCGccacacttcacttcacttcactctCAACTTGGGAGCAGCAGCTGTAATGGTGGCGCAGCGCCCCGCAATGTATCGTCTTGAAACGTTTAGGTTGCCAGATTCCTGTTGCCGTTTCCCGATTCTGCATAATTCAAAAGTATCAAATAGCGCCAACTACAGGAGACCTCAGAGTCTCATTTCTTCAGTCTGAGCTAAACTTTTAAACCCAAGCAGCCGCTACAAACTACAGGCTTAATTTTCACACAGAACATACATTTGGTCTGAACATTCACAAGAATATGGTCACTATGTGTACGATGGGCAAAAACGCATCCATGTGTAGCTCCTCTGTCAGAGTCTCGCTATCATGAAAACAAGCTCACGTGCTCTAGCAGCCTCACTGTTTGCCATGTTCAGCGTATTAACACGCTCACCTTCGCATGATATCAATCAGCACAAAGTGCAGCAAAGACTGATTGGAATATCTTTCGTCTTGTGCATGTTTGGGTAAATAGATGGATCTTTTGAGGTGGACATGATTGCGTCATCCAATTGTTTTTAGCGATCCGTTCCGAGATTGTCAAAACATTTGACTGAAAAGCATTGCCTGGAGTCATGTGTAATGGAAAAAATTGTGTAACTCTTCAAAAAGGTTTCACTGAATGAACAAGGTTATAAATTGCAGATGCTGGGATGGTGTAGCCATGAAAAATAATTGAGCTGGAGTGTCTCACTGATAAGGTGCCAgtctcctggctgtagagacacaacaagtGGGTTTGGACCCGGCCCTGTTATGGGAGGAGGACGGTTCTTGGCAGTTTactgagcacgtagctgttgtgaccttttttcccgtgcaaggaaataaacggcgAAAGACATATTCGACTCAGAGCCTTATTCTTTTTTActgattgtctgtgcaaaatcttccacaacaCATGTCCTCGATTTGGGAGATTAGCCCTAAAAACATCTTAAAGCCACAAAAAAGTGTTTGATATGTCAGATGGTTTAACATACAATTATTTCTTAAAGGCATGTACTTTCCTGGAAATTACATGTAGGTTAAAATAATCGGAAGATGGGTTTACAATCGTCTCGCTGGTCAAGGCGACATTACGTTAATACAACTCTAAAGATATGATGAAGGAGCATTAACCTGCACTGCTTTGATGATCGCAATGATGCCCGTTGGCCAGAAGCAGCAGACGGTGGTGAGCACGGCGATGGGCaggtagtcgtgtggcggtcgACGGTCCATTAAGGTGATGCTCGGTGGCATTTGCATGGGGTGAATCTGGCCCGGTGGGATCCCTGGATGGCCTCCTCCGGCCGGCATGTAGGGTTGTCCCtgaacagagagagggggggggggggggggcagtgagtaAGTACTGGGGCCTTTTTAAAACACTAAAGCAGCTTACAAAACACTTTCCACTCAAAAGGACACATGAACAAGGTGACGGTGAAGAGGAGGACAGCTGCATGTGCACAGTTCCTGTCGCTTGCATTAAGGAGTCGTGCATGTCGGAGTTTTATCAACAGCCGGAACCGTCTGAGGCCTCAGAATTCATTTGTAGGAACCAGCCTGCAAGACGGTACTGTGCAGATTTAGCTTGTGGTAGCATTTTCCCAAATCCTCATCTAGTACTGTACAAAAGAACATGTGCACATAAATTATACTGCTGGGgattaaaaatattaatttttATCAGAAGCAACTGGCGAGAAGGAGGAGATTAAACCCAAGCTCTTGTTTTCAATTCAGCGCATGGTGAGACTTGTGGAAGCACAGAAGcactgttggtggtttgatgaGCAACAGTCACATTTTGGGGCCTCAGTTTCACAACTATCAGTTTACTTTTTGGGACGGTGTGAATGGTTTAATCTACTAAGTAAACATGTGGAGCTATattataaaatgttttacatGTATTCttgaaaagggaagaaataaaAGGCACAAAGCAGTTGATGATGTTGAGCTCTGGTTCACAAGCAGCATTGCTTTCTCACATCACCTCGTCTCAGGTTGCTTGTTTCAAAGAACCAAGAGCAGTTCAGCCTAAGAGTGACATTCGATTCTCAAGTCATTTTTCCATGGTTGTTTGGGGAATTTGATGATTTTAATTTGAAAGCCAACAGCGGACAGCGGTCGGAAATGAAGGGAGTGAGATAGATGACGTGCAACAAAAGGTGTGAGTTGGGGATTTGGTTCTCTCTAAAAGAGATCAAATCAACAGGCAGAGGGGTTGAAACATGTATATGTCCATCTTAACTACACCTGGAAGGAAATATTACAGTACGTTTCCCACATTAATGCCCGGAAGAATGTAGCAATACAATTTTGAGACACCCGTAAAAGAGACCATGACATTTCTTAACCCTGACCATTGCATCATTGCAGCGGCTCGCGTCCTCTTCAAAGCCCTGGGTTTTGCCCTGGAAAAGGGTCCCCCTACTATTGTCATTGTATATTACACGCTATGCACCAAGGCACCGCATGTGGCTGCAATTGAATCCTTTTTAAAGTTGTATCTTGTGTCTTTCATAAAATCAGCCTTAACTGCTGACACAATAAAGCCCCACAGTGACCCCATCAAAAAGCCCCGGTTTCAAGGAAATTCCTTCATACAGGCTGAGCTCAATTATTGGAGATGATCGAACAATATCTGCATTTTACCACATTAGAAAAAACTTCTCAGTTATTATTATAAGGAAACCAGGAACAAGTAAGAGTTGAGGTAACACAGCATCTACTATCCGTTAGGACAACGTTAACTTGACATTATATGACAGGAATTCCGTTCTCTCTCACACGAGGCACGTTGTGTTCcgggtcatctgataatcaagatcTTTGCACTGTCTACATACCAACACATGGGCTTTGCCCAGAATTCCCCCCAAATGCATCTATGTgcctaaaatacaaaatgtgggAATGAACATGTACGCACCTGGATTGTAATTTATTGTATAAACCTGTattccaaaaacatgtttgaaaatgttttcctgcTTTCCTCATTATCTGCACCCGTAAACAACTcaagctaaaaaaataaatatatatatctgcgGTAAGAATAATGTGTGCGTGAGACGGAAACACAGAGGGGTACATTTTCATCCGCGTCTCTCTGTGGCGCTGCAATGGGACATCGGGCACAGCGcgcgcacaaccacacggtgtATATTCCTGCTCTGAAGATCCACACCTGTCAGTGGCCTTGATCCGTGACTTTGAACGTGTCTCAATGCGTCTCCTGCTTgcaagtattatttaataaaggtttaattattttacaccggtgtcaaGTAAGAATTTATCCACCATCCGCGATATGGGgaggaatgaaaagaaattCATAATGAACAGAATAATTTAGCCGAAGGCTGATGTGAAACCTGTGAAATCTTGAATAGCACTCTCAAGGTCTCTGCCTCACCGATGCCATGGGGTAGACGGGTACATAGGCGGTGCAGGGCTGGAGCTGAAGCGGGTAGCCCGGGTGGAGGTATCCTACAGGGGCGTGAGACATGGCCCCTCCCGGGGCCTGGGTCTGGACCGCGTAGCCCTGCGGGGCCCCCTGAGGAGTCATTGGGCCGCAGTGGAACTGGGTTTCTTGGAGATACCCGTCGGAGCccggaggagggggcgggggagggtaGTTGGGCTGGTTGCCCGGTGCCGCTTGCATGCCGGGGTGTTGGGGTGCGTTTGGGTCTTGCGGGCCGGAGAGGTACGGAGGAGGCTGCATGGTCTGACGGCCAGCGTCATCGAGACCTGAGCgatgaaggaagaaaaaaaacagcagttagGAGAGAAAATGCAAATAGAAAAGTCGGAGGAAGAAGAATAAGAGAAACAGATGAAGCGAGTGGACGTTATCTAACTCAAGCACCGTTACACAGCGGTCTGCATGTGTAATATTTCCTATCTCCCTGTTGTGGAGGACGAGAAACAACACCGCAGACCACAGCTCAGCAAGACTTCAAACAGAATGCAAAAAACTGAAATGCTGTGTAATCTGTGTGCTAATGATGACAGTGATTGACATTTCCACCTGCAGAGAAGAAAGGCCTTCCCCCTCGTGACATTTCTGAAATGTAAAACTTCATCTGACGGTCCGTCTGTCTGATGCATCCTCCATCTTTTGAACACCCCATGCCCACACGCCTGCTCCCCTCGTGTTTGTTTAGCATTGAAAATGACTGACGGGGCGTTGTGTTTTCCCAGCAGGTAAGTGGAGTGATGTGCGGTGATGCACTTTGACGGGACAcgaggcgggaggagggagggaagatggATGCAGACGAAGAAAACATTCAATGGGACAAaggaaggagagcaggaggatgTTGGAGAGCACAGCAGCTGAGTGATGGGGGGTGACGACTTGTGCTCGGGGACCGGCTTTACATAACCGTCTCCGACTCACGAGCAGGAAGTGGACCAGAAACAGACAAGAGGGGAAAGGAGCGAGCGAGAGGGAAGGGACACCTTTGGAAGGGCACGAGGCGACGAGCAGATTGGCCAACATGAGAAACAAAACGCATGTTGGCGTCTCAATCCAGAGTGGAACATAAGGAAGCCGCTGGAGAGTGGTGGCGTTTCAGTTATAAAATATGTGACACGAGGGAGTAAAATGTCAGAAACATTGGCTTTAAGCAACACCCGTGGTGCACATCCAGCAGgtattttctgtaaaaacaaataattcataAAAAGGCCAGTTTGTAGTTTTATTAGCTGCCAAAATGAGGATTGATGGATGAAGGCCATCAGTATTAACAAACAGAAATCCAGAGCCGTTATTCAAAGTGTACTCATATATACGTTTTTAGAGGTAATCTAACATTTGCTTTTTGCTCCTCACCTTTTAAGACGAAAACAGCAGGTTTATGAACAATAATTTCATTATCAAAGACTATTATGTAGTTCCATCAGCACTGAACTGACCGTCCGAAACAATAAATGTGAGCAGTTTCCCTCCGTCTATAACTTGTGTAACAGGGTCCAGGTGAGGAAATGAGTAGTCACCAGTCAATCtctcagatttttattttttagattcaactttattgtcattgcagagtacaagtactgaggcgaCGAAATGCAGCATCAAACAGACAATATGGTGCTTTGAGAAAGTGTCACGAAAACTGCAAGAGATCCTCGAGCATGAAGCCACAGAGCCAAAATGTTATGCAGTTTGGCGTAGCAGTGTGTGCAAGAAGACTATGTGGACACAGAGATACACGGGTATACTTTACTCAGGAGACACTGGCACCCAGGAAGCAGGAACAGCACGCGATGTTACCGGGTGTAAATTAACCCCAGGTTAGATGGCACCAGCAGGGGAAACCATGACAACTGAGAGAATATTATTAAACATGCACAATAATGAGCTTTATTGAATTCCAAATGGACCAACAGCATTCCTCAATCATCCGTGAGGTATCATACTCCATCATTTTATTTGGAAGACCGTGCTCTGAATCCtcataaataacattttactGAGGCCCAGCTGTTGTTCTTTTAATAGCATCGATAATGAATTCCTCATGTTTGATGAAAGCGCGAGGTGTTCAGCCCAATCTGCACTGTCCTCAGTGTGCACTTTACATTATTACCAATGGGAACTTTATGCGTCTCAGTGTGACCTTTATTCTTTACGGTGAAGCCGCTGTTTGGGCTCCATTGGGCGTTTTAACGTCCTGTAGCAATGGAcgaaagaaacacaacattgcATTAGTTTTAGTCGCCCTCCACACGTttaggattattattattatttttcggGGCTGATGAACACGCGCCAGCGGAGGTGTGCACGCGCAGAGGACACCCACACGCATGTCCACGTGAGAGGCCTTTCTCCAATGATGATAACGAGACACGGGGGGACGGGAGACATATCAAGAACCCCTCTAATGGATTTGTAAGGTCGCTGGCTATGTGCATATTATTGAAAGtgattgtttttaaataaaaaaaataaacttacaAATATAATCAAGTGAAGTCTAACAATGGAACTTTAAACTATGGATTAAAATAAAAGGCCCCGTGATGCTGCACCCACACAGCGGTGCAGCATCCTATAGACACAGATAAATAACAGATCGATGTATTGACAACAGGGGGAGCTGGGAAAAGGACCCAGTCAGCCCGACGCATCCGCGGACCAAATACAGCGATGTccgcttaaaaaaagaaagacccaATTGTTAAATCTCAATGGTGACGAGTGCCTCAATTAGGTGTCCAATTCGGCTTCACGTGACGCCACATTCAACACAATTTAAATGCCTCACCGTGTTTTTCCGACGACATGCCTTCCGAGCTTCTGTCCTCCTTCCTGTGGTGTATTTTTACTCCCAAGCTgatgctgggaaaaaaaaaaagaaatcactccTTTCGTGCGCGATGATGCAGACTTTTAGTCCAAACAAGCCATCCTCAAGATGTCTTCATCtttatcaaaaaataaaaaaaataaaaaaacacccacTGGTTTTATTGCAATACTGATTTCAAGTGTTTCCTCCGCAGCGGTCGGTGTTCCTCGGTCCTCTTTCTCCGTGCCGCTGCTCCTCTGACGGGCGCTTCTCCGGTAACGCGTCGCCGTACATTGAATTAATCACACAAAGCGCTCGTTGTCTTAAAGTGACAGGCCGGACTGTGGGAGCCGCGCGCGCTGTGCGCGTCCCGTTGCAGCGc from Gasterosteus aculeatus chromosome 10, fGasAcu3.hap1.1, whole genome shotgun sequence carries:
- the prrt1 gene encoding proline-rich transmembrane protein 1, which codes for MSSEKHGLDDAGRQTMQPPPYLSGPQDPNAPQHPGMQAAPGNQPNYPPPPPPPGSDGYLQETQFHCGPMTPQGAPQGYAVQTQAPGGAMSHAPVGYLHPGYPLQLQPCTAYVPVYPMASGQPYMPAGGGHPGIPPGQIHPMQMPPSITLMDRRPPHDYLPIAVLTTVCCFWPTGIIAIIKAVQVRTAIARGDMVTAEIASREARNFSFISLAVGIASIVLCTILTVVVIIASQHHDDDWEP